The DNA window CGATGCCTGGCTCGTGAAGGTGGTGATTTCTGCCTGCGCGGAACCGGCGCACAGCAGCAAGGCGGAAGCAATGGTCGCGGCAACGGCCGCGGCGGAGGGGATCGATCGCACGTAAGACTCCATGGACTGGGATGAATGGTGCCGCGTACCGTCGCGCGGCGCGTCGTGCGCGCCGGCGTTGGCAGCGACATCGGGAAGGCGTCTTGTGAGACAGCCTTCGGCTGCGCTGGTGCGCGTCGGTGGCTAGGCTGCTGGCTGCGAACCCTGGCGCTGCCGGCGCCGCGCGGTCCAGCCCAGCATGCCCAGGCCGGCCAGCAGCATCGCGTAGGTGCCCGGTTCCGGTACGGCGGCCACGGACAGGTGCAGGTTATTCACGGTGGGCCAGATGGGGTAGCCGTCGACGCCCGTCTGGACGCCGGTGGCCACCGACAGCGACACGATCTGCGCATCGGACACGAAGCCCAGGAACGAGCTCGGCACGGGGTCGGTGATCGTGTAGGTCAGCGTGGCGCCGGTGCTGTCGGTCGCGGTCACGGTGATGTACGGTGCGAACACCGAATAACCGCCGCCATCCGAACCCCAGAAATAGCCGCCGGCGCCGGCGACCGGCGTATCGAAGCTGGAGAAGGTGACCGAGTCGGAGGCGCGGCTCGGGGTCAGGTACCAGTCGATATCGTCATCGCTCGCACCGTAAGCGCGCGGATTGCCGGGGCCGGTGGTGGCGACATAGCCGATGTCGCCCGCGGTGCGGGCAAACGGCGTGTCGTAGGGTTCGATCCAGAGGTCGTCGAATGTGTCGACCCCGGTGGTGCCGACCGCGGAGAGGTAGGCGGACTGGCTGG is part of the Pseudoduganella lutea genome and encodes:
- a CDS encoding PEP-CTERM sorting domain-containing protein, which translates into the protein MRKTYRAVTTAAASAILLFSASAAHAALTTYTSQSAYLSAVGTTGVDTFDDLWIEPYDTPFARTAGDIGYVATTGPGNPRAYGASDDDIDWYLTPSRASDSVTFSSFDTPVAGAGGYFWGSDGGGYSVFAPYITVTATDSTGATLTYTITDPVPSSFLGFVSDAQIVSLSVATGVQTGVDGYPIWPTVNNLHLSVAAVPEPGTYAMLLAGLGMLGWTARRRQRQGSQPAA